tgactgttttctgttgttgtttttaccaaGTTCTTATGAAAtaacacaggtgttatcaattatactaattaaggttcagttccatttagctCACACAGAGTCAGCGTGCTGTTGTGATGCGTGTGGACttactggaaagtctctgctgcactaaatggaactgaaccttaattatacttaattagtataattggaaacacctgcgcTGTGGATGCtttgaaaaaggtctgttaagAAAAACCCTGACCCCCTAACTGTTTCAACTCTAACTTCATTGGACAGCGGGTACTTAGGCAACAAAGGCAACAGTTTCACTGTTAAGATAAAGAAAGCCTACTACTTAGATTATTTCTTGTTCTCTGTTAGATATGACTTGGCCAATGGGGCAGAAATGTTTGATATCATCTTTGTATTGCTTGTCAGTTTGTTACAATAACtaactatacatacatacactgtgAGACCATATAAACTTTGCTGTAGTCAGAGGTTTTTGCGGTcatatttggttttattatgATCAATGTGATACAATAGTTTGATTTCTAAGGCATTTGAATTAGTTGAATTATCAAAAAACATTGTTGTGGCTATTATCaattaacagtttattgacATACCATATCTTCACATATTGTAATCTTTTCGAATATTTCCCATTTGCTGCTTTCACATTCAGAGTTCCCCTGAAGCGGATGATTCACTGCCTTTCTCCGTGTTTTATTCCTCCAGGTCAGAGTTGTGAGATCGTCCAGCTGGCTGCAGTGAGTGGAGGCCACTCACTCAACCTTTACATCATCCCTCGGTGTCGAATGCAGCGAGGAGCTTCCAAAGTGACTGGCTTCAGGGTCCGCAGACGGAGACTGTACCTCCATCGACAACTAGTCCTTACCAACTCCCTGCGAGAGGTCCTGGTCTCCTTCATAGCTTTCCTTCAAATGCTCGGGCGCCCACTTGTCGTTGGCCACAACATTCGCCGCTTCGACTGTCCACTGCTGGCTCGAGCTCTCGATGAGCTGGACCTGAGAGCAGAGTTTGAGTCATCCGTCTCAGGCTGTGTTGACACTCTACCACTGGCTCGTGAGATGCTGAAGGGCCAATGCCTTAAGAGTTTTCGGCAGGAGAACCTGGTCAGGGAGCTGCTGGGTGTGAACTACAAGGCCCATGATGCTTTGGAGGATGTGCGGGCGTTACAGGCACTGTACGGTGTGCTTCAGCCCACACCAGAGTTGATCTGCAAACACAAGTTTACTCTAGACACTATGGAAAACAAACCAGCTCCTTTATCTAAAGTGCCCTGTAAGATACCAGAACAGCGCCCCCTGTGGGAGCACTTCAGACATACAGTGACAGTCACAGAGAGCAAAGCAGAGGAACTTCATGAATTATGAAACTCAATAACATTTACATCAgaaataaatactgta
Above is a genomic segment from Larimichthys crocea isolate SSNF chromosome XIV, L_crocea_2.0, whole genome shotgun sequence containing:
- the LOC104932121 gene encoding protein PML, producing MQTSESHRADKSQQSLVFFDLETTGLGQSCEIVQLAAVSGGHSLNLYIIPRCRMQRGASKVTGFRVRRRRLYLHRQLVLTNSLREVLVSFIAFLQMLGRPLVVGHNIRRFDCPLLARALDELDLRAEFESSVSGCVDTLPLAREMLKGQCLKSFRQENLVRELLGVNYKAHDALEDVRALQALYGVLQPTPELICKHKFTLDTMENKPAPLSKVPCKIPEQRPLWEHFRHTVTVTESKAEELHEL